ACCTTCCTGTTCAAGCTCTTCACGCCGCCTCCACTCACGGGCGCCATGAAGACCTTCAACGATGGCTTGGTGGCGTCGGTCTACCTCATGCCCACCGTGAAGGTCATCGAGCTGCTCTGTGGCCTGGCCTTCTTATCGGGCCGCTTCGTGCCCTTGGCCACGGTGCTGATCGCGCCCATCATCCTGAACATCCTGGGCGTGCACCTGTTCCTCGGCCACGAAGGACTGCCCGTGGCCATCTTCCTGGTGCTGGCCAACGGCCTTCTCGCCTGGCACCACCGGGAGAGCTACAGGCCCTTGTTCCGAGCCTAGGGGATATCGCGACCTTTCGCTGGACGCCGAGGGATGAGCACACACCGTCCGGGCTCAGCCGACGTGGAGGTAGCGGCGCAGGAACGCTTTCAGGTCCATGTAGAGAAACCGGAAGGGGCCCCGGTGTTTGCGGCGGTCAAGGCGATCAATGGCGATCCGGCTCATGGCACCTCCTGCGGGGCTGGGGGAAGGTCCGGGATGGAATGACATGATGATGCTCCTGATTCCGTATTTGACAAGTGGTGAATGGTAAAATAACGGCATAAAATGTTTTGATATAGGCTGATTTCTAGCCCTGGAGCGGGATCGGATTCAGCCCGGTGGCTGCCCGGGCCGAGGTGGCGTTTTGCTAGGGTGGAGGTTGGAGACAAGCATGGAACGACTCGCAGGCATGGCAGGCATGGCGCAGACTCCCGAGTGGGTGAAAGAGTTCCTGGCCCGCATGGAAGGCACGGGCTGGTCCCGCCTGGTGCACCTGCTGCTGGTCGCGGCGGCCTGCATCGCCATCCTGGGCGCCGTGAAGCTGGTGACGCGGGCCGTGCGGCGGGCAGTGGACGATGGCAACGAAGAGGTGACCTCCGATGCCGAGCGCCGTGCCGAAACCCTGGGCGCGGTGCTCACCAACGCGGCCCGCGTGGTGGTGGTGGCCTTCTTCCTGCTGATGACGCTGCAGGAATTCGGCGTGAACATCGGGCCCCTGGTGGCAGGCGCGGGCATCGCGGGCGTGGCCGTGGGCTTCGGAGCGCAGAGCCTGGTGAAGGATGTCATCAGCGGGTTCTTTCTGCTCATGGAAAACCAGTTCGGCGTGGGCGACATCATCAACATCGACGACAAGCACACGGGCACCGTGGAGCGCATGACCCTCCGCATCACCCAGCTGCGGGATTCGGAAGGGCGGGCCCACTACGTGCCCAACGGCTCCATCATTCGCGTGGTGGTGCTGTCGAAGGATTTCGCCCGGGCCCTGGTGGATGTGGAAGTGGGCTACGACACCGATCCTGACCGGGCCTTTGAGGTGCTCCGTCAGACTGGGAAGAGCCTGCATGACGACAAGCCGGAACTGGCTGTCGAGCCGCTGGAAGTGAAGGGCATCGAAACGCTCGGGGCCAACGGCTTCGTCATCCGCACGCTGACGAAGACGGCCCCCGGGGCTCAGTGGGAGGTGGCCCGGGAACTGCGGCGGCGCATCCTGCTGGCCTTCCGGGAAGCCGGCATTGAAATCCCCTACGCCCAGCGGGTGGTGCACCATCGCGGCGAGGGCGTCGGCGGCGAGGATTGAGGGGTCTGGCCGCGTTCTAGGTGCTCAGTGCCTGCTGCACAGCGGCTCGGAGGGCTTCCAGCGTGTAAGGCTTCTGGAGGAATCCCGCCAGCCCTTTGCCGGCGAGGGACTGGATGGATTCAATCTCGTTGTAGCCGCTGCTGAGGACCACCCTCGCATCGGGCCGGAGGCGGCGCATGGCCTGGTAGGCGTCACGGCCGTCCATGCGGGGCATGGTGAGGTCCATGAGCACCAGATCGATGGACGCGGGATCCGCCCTGAAGGCATCCACGGCCTCCTGGCCATCCCGCGCCAGAATGACGCGAAGGCCCAGGGCTTCGAGGGCGGGCCCAATGGCATCGAGGATGGTGGCCTCGTCATCGACGAGCAGCACCCTGCCCTGCAGGGCCATGGGGGTGGAGCTGGCCGGGAGGCCCGAAGCGAGGGCCTGCCCCGCCACCGCTGGGAAGTAGGTCTTGAAACAGGAACCCTTGCCCTCTTCGCTGTAGATTCTCAGGCCCGCCTTGTGGGCCCGCAGGATGCCCAGCATGGCGGCCAGCCCCAGACCGCGACCGGTGGGCTTGGTGGTGAAGAAGGGGTCAAAGATGCGGGCCATGGTTTCCGGGCTCATGCCATGGCCGGTGTCGCTGACTTCGAGCGTCACATAGAGGCCTGGCGCCAGGGCCTCGGTGGGGAAGGTGGAGGAGATGAAATCGGAATCCAGCTCCGTGGCGCCGGTGCTGATGCTGATAAAGCCCTCCTGGTCGCCCAGGGCATCCGAGGCGTTGGTCACCAGGTTCATGACCACCTGCTGCAGCTGCGCGCCATCGGCCTCCACGGCGGGCAGGCCCTCGGCCAAGTTCAGGCGGAGGAAGGCCTTCTTCGAGATGGACACCTGGAGTAAGTGCACCATCTCGGACACGGCTTCGTTGATGTTGTGGAGCTTGACCACGAAGCGGCCCTTGCCTGAATAGGCGAGCATCTGCTTGGTGAGGTCCGAGGCCTTCAGCACCGTCCGTTCAGCGTTTTCCAGGTAGGGCACCACGGGCGATTCCGGGCTCAGCTTGAAGCGGGCCAGGTTCAGGTTGCCCAGCACCGCCGTGAGGAGGTTGTTGAAATCGTGAGCGATGCCCCCCGCCAGAACACCCAGGCTTTCCAGTTTCTGAGCCTGCTGGAACTGCGCCTCAAGGGCGCGGCGCTGGGCCTCTGCCCGCTTGGCCTCGGTGCGGTCCCGCCAGGTGGTGTGGAGGATCTGTTTGCCCTTCCAGGGGATGGCCGTGAGCATCACTTCCACGGGGAATTCGGTGCCATCCAGTTTCTTGTGGATCCACTCGAATTGGTGGCTGCCGTGCTCGAAGGCCAGGGCGATCATCTCATCGGCTTTCTCTTTGGAGGGGCGCCCGTCGGGTTGGAAGGGCGGGGACAGCTCGGAGGGATGGGTGCCTAGCACGGAGGCCGTGTCGGGTGCGCCGAGGATGGCCACGGTGGCCTGGTTGCAGTCCACAAAGCGGCTGTCGTCGATGAGCAAATTGGCATCACCGGAGCGGTCGAAGAGCAGGCGGAACAGGCGCTCTTGCTCCAGGTTTTCCGCCGCGACCCGCTTCCGTTCAGTGATGTCCGTGCTGATGCCTGCGATGCGGTGGAACCGCCCTTTTGAATTGCGGAGGGGCACCAGCAGGGTGAGGTAGGTCCGCAGGCCGCTGCCGATATCGGCGATTTCCTCGTATTCGATGGGTGCGCCGGCCTCCAGGCAGCGCCGGTAGTTGGCGCTCAGGTGTTCGACAAGCTCTTCGGATAGCCAGTCCTTCAGGGGTTTCCCCACGAAGGCGGCGCGTGGAAGACCGAGAGAAGCCTCCTGGGCCGGATTGGCATCCTCGATGAAAAAGGGGCCCTCCTCCGGCACACCAATCCAGAAGATGGCATCGGGCGAATTCAGGAAGAGGCCCAGGTAGCGCTCCTCTGCGTCGCGCCGGGCGGCTTCTTCGGCTTTGCGGGTGTCGATGTCCCGCACGGCCACCAGCAGCCGCTCGATGCCCCCCACCAGGGAACGGCGCATGTTCACTTCCACCCAGAAGCAGCGGCCGGAGCGGTGCCGGGCCCGCCACTCAAAGACTTGGGGCGACCCCTTGGCCGCCTGCTCCATCCAGGCGTGGGCTTTCGCCTGGGCGTAGGGCGGGAGGTTCTCGCTGAGGGCGGCCACATCCAGGCCCAGCAGTTCGGCCCGGGAATACCCGTACATGTCGAGGGCGCGCAGGTTCACATCCAGGATGGCGCCGGTGTCCAGATCGTGGACAAAGAGGGCGTCGCCCACTGCATCGAACAGATCACGGGTGGCCTGTCGGTGCTGCCTCAGCAGATCCTCTGTCGGGCGATCATGGGATTCATGGGGAAGGGGCATGGGGCCTCGGCTCGCTCCAGCTTATCGGCCGAGTCTGCTGCGACGGTAGTCGTGCCTCAGGTCCGGAGCCGCAGGCCCACCAAGCGCCAGGCTTCGGCCACATCGCCCAGGGCCAGGGCGTTGCGGATGGCATGGTCCAGCCCTGCGGGCGCGATGGGATCGCCCGGCTTGCGGGCCATGGCTGCCAGATCGGGCAGTGCCGCGCTGTTGGCCAGGA
This sequence is a window from Geothrix sp. PMB-07. Protein-coding genes within it:
- a CDS encoding mechanosensitive ion channel family protein; the encoded protein is MERLAGMAGMAQTPEWVKEFLARMEGTGWSRLVHLLLVAAACIAILGAVKLVTRAVRRAVDDGNEEVTSDAERRAETLGAVLTNAARVVVVAFFLLMTLQEFGVNIGPLVAGAGIAGVAVGFGAQSLVKDVISGFFLLMENQFGVGDIINIDDKHTGTVERMTLRITQLRDSEGRAHYVPNGSIIRVVVLSKDFARALVDVEVGYDTDPDRAFEVLRQTGKSLHDDKPELAVEPLEVKGIETLGANGFVIRTLTKTAPGAQWEVARELRRRILLAFREAGIEIPYAQRVVHHRGEGVGGED
- a CDS encoding PAS domain-containing sensor histidine kinase, coding for MPLPHESHDRPTEDLLRQHRQATRDLFDAVGDALFVHDLDTGAILDVNLRALDMYGYSRAELLGLDVAALSENLPPYAQAKAHAWMEQAAKGSPQVFEWRARHRSGRCFWVEVNMRRSLVGGIERLLVAVRDIDTRKAEEAARRDAEERYLGLFLNSPDAIFWIGVPEEGPFFIEDANPAQEASLGLPRAAFVGKPLKDWLSEELVEHLSANYRRCLEAGAPIEYEEIADIGSGLRTYLTLLVPLRNSKGRFHRIAGISTDITERKRVAAENLEQERLFRLLFDRSGDANLLIDDSRFVDCNQATVAILGAPDTASVLGTHPSELSPPFQPDGRPSKEKADEMIALAFEHGSHQFEWIHKKLDGTEFPVEVMLTAIPWKGKQILHTTWRDRTEAKRAEAQRRALEAQFQQAQKLESLGVLAGGIAHDFNNLLTAVLGNLNLARFKLSPESPVVPYLENAERTVLKASDLTKQMLAYSGKGRFVVKLHNINEAVSEMVHLLQVSISKKAFLRLNLAEGLPAVEADGAQLQQVVMNLVTNASDALGDQEGFISISTGATELDSDFISSTFPTEALAPGLYVTLEVSDTGHGMSPETMARIFDPFFTTKPTGRGLGLAAMLGILRAHKAGLRIYSEEGKGSCFKTYFPAVAGQALASGLPASSTPMALQGRVLLVDDEATILDAIGPALEALGLRVILARDGQEAVDAFRADPASIDLVLMDLTMPRMDGRDAYQAMRRLRPDARVVLSSGYNEIESIQSLAGKGLAGFLQKPYTLEALRAAVQQALST